In Rosa chinensis cultivar Old Blush chromosome 1, RchiOBHm-V2, whole genome shotgun sequence, a genomic segment contains:
- the LOC112170635 gene encoding protein PSK SIMULATOR 2, with amino-acid sequence MVAKLRFPRLMRTRRRKQKAVVGIFAFEVASVMSKLVHLWAFLSSKQVDRLRKKISDSVGIKKLVSHDDDFIRGLIPGELFENMVPLTKYVARLGKNYCSDPSLKDFEHAVSDWINNGVDPFGWELPWEKMEKKANKMERFILINANLYDGMKLLSDLEHTLNDITATLDGSILLEFQNKVELKRLEVENLKEESLWNRTYDYVGILLARSVFTIFSWIKSVFGVP; translated from the coding sequence ATGGTGGCAAAGTTGAGGTTTCCCAGGTTGATGAGGACTAGAAGGAGGAAGCAGAAAGCCGTGGTTGGAatttttgcttttgaagttgCAAGTGTGATGTCTAAGCTGGTCCATCTATGGGCATTCCTGAGTTCTAAACAAGTTGATAGGCTCAGAAAAAAGATCTCAGATTCGGTGGGGATAAAAAAGCTTGTGTCACATGATGATGATTTCATTCGAGGTTTAATACCCGGTGAATTGTTTGAGAATATGGTCCCTTTGACAAAATATGTGGCCAGGCTCGGGAAGAATTATTGTTCTGATCCTAGTTTGAAGGATTTTGAGCATGCTGTTAGTGATTGGATCAACAATGGTGTTGACCCTTTTGGATGGGAACTTCCATGGGAGAAGATGGAAAAGAAAGCCAACAAGATGGAGAGGttcattttaataaatgcaaattTGTATGACGGGATGAAACTTCTTTCGGATCTTGAACATACTTTGAACGACATCACTGCCACCTTGGATGGTTCAATTTTGCTTGAGTTTCAGAACAAGGTAGAGCTGAAGCGGCTTGAAGTGGAGAATTTGAAAGAGGAGTCTTTGTGGAACAGGACTTACGATTACGTAGGTATCCTTTTGGCAAGATCTGTCTTCACAATTTTCAGTTGGATCAAGTCTGTTTTTGGAGTTCCTTAA